A segment of the Agrobacterium tumefaciens genome:
TCGAGGGTGTATTCTCGGTCGAAGGCGGCGTGATCCGTGTCTGCTCGCTTTATCTGCCGAACGGCAACCCGCCGGACGATCCGGTCAAATACCCCTACAAGCTGGCATGGATGGAGCGTCTTCGTCGTTTCGCCGAAGATCGTCTTGCACTGGAAGAGCCGCTCATTCTGGCCGGCGACTACAACGTCATCCCCGAACCGTTCGACTGCCATGACCCGCGCGTTTGGGAAGGCGATGCACTGTTTCTGCCGCAGACCCGCACCGCGTTCCGCAAGCTGGAGCATCTGGGCCTCACCGACGCAGCACGCGCGACCACCGATGCAGCGGGTCTTTATACCTTCTGGGATTATCAGGCTGGCGCCTGGCCGAAGAACAACGGCATTCGCATCGATCATCTGATGCTTTCG
Coding sequences within it:
- the xth gene encoding exodeoxyribonuclease III, which codes for MKIATWNINGVKARIENLCQWLKDSAPDIVCLQEIKSVDEGFPRLEIEALGYHVETHGQKGFNGVALLSKVKPDEVNRGLPGDDADEQARFIEGVFSVEGGVIRVCSLYLPNGNPPDDPVKYPYKLAWMERLRRFAEDRLALEEPLILAGDYNVIPEPFDCHDPRVWEGDALFLPQTRTAFRKLEHLGLTDAARATTDAAGLYTFWDYQAGAWPKNNGIRIDHLMLSAEASDRLQSVMIEKHVRAWEKPSDHVPVCGYFDFSPVN